CGCCCTTGCCCCGATGCCTCCGGAGAAGTCCGCCTACGCGCTGGCCCGCTACAGCCGCTCCGCCGATGCGATTGAAGAAAGTCTCCGCTGGGTGCACGGCCATTCCTCGGAGAAGTTCTGGGAGCAGTTTTACTTCGCCTACGGCCATGCGTCCATCGCCGACTTGGGCCACGTCATCATCTGCTTCGAACATATCTCCGAGCTGGCCGCCATTCGCCTGGAAGACGAACCGCTCTGGGACGGGCAGGCCAAGTCCAGCCGGTACCAGAATTTCGGTCCCAGCGGCTGCTACGTGCCGGATTCCATCCACGGGACCGAGACGGAAGGGACCTACCGCGGCATCATCGGCAGCCTCTTCAACTGCTATACGCTGCTTCATGATCCGCTGAAGCGGTTCCTCGCGAACCGGACTCCGCGGCCGGACGATATGAAGCCTGCGGATTACGACCGCACGATCGCCGCCCGGGCTTTCGACGTCACCCGGTACCTGCTGCCGCTCGCCGTGCGCACGAACGTCGGGCAGGTGGTGAGCATCCGGACCCTGGAGAAGCAGATTTCGCGGCTTTTGTCCGCTCAGCTTCCGGAGCTCAAGGCCGTCGGGGAAGATTTAAAAGAAGCCTGTCAACGCCCGCCGGTCAACGTGTGGGGCGAGCTGTCGGGCCAGTCGGCCGGCACCGCCGAACCGCTGGCTCCCACGCTGGCCCGCTATGCCCAATCCAGCGCCTATCAGGCCGAGGTGTACCAAGATCTGGGCCGTCACGCGCGGGAGGTGCTCAAAGCGGCCGGGCTCGATCAGTCTGCGTCCTGGACCCGCACAGAGCCGGTCGATCTGATCGAACCGCACCATCCGCTGGACGAACTGGCCGCGACCCTGCTGTATCGGGGCGGGCAGGCGCCCTATCGGCAGATCCTGGCGTTGGTCCAGGGCTGGACCGAGAAACAAAAGCAGGAAACGATCGAGCTCGCGCTCAAGAAGCGGGGCCCGCACGACGAGCTGATCAAGGAATTCCGCAGCGGGTATGCGTTCCTGTTCGACGTATTGATGGATATCGGCGGCTGGCGCGACATGCACCGGCACCGGCGCTGCCAGCAGATCCAGCAGAACTTCACCACCGTGCACGGCTACGACGTGCCGCCGGCCCTCGTCGAGGCGGGCCTGGAGGCCGATTACCGGGCGGCGATGGAGGCGGTGAAGACGGACATCGAACAGCTGCGCAAATCCAGCCAGGAAGCGGCGCTCTATGCGATTCCGTTCGGCTTCAAAGTCCGCTGCCTCTTCAAGATGGATTACGCCGAGGTGGAGTACATCTCCCGCCTGCGCTCCGGCGTGAAGGGCCACTGGTCCTATCGCACGATCGCCTGGCTCATGAAGCAGAAGCTGGCCGAGCGGCACCCCTTTCTGGCCGACCAGATCCAGGCAACGCCGCCGGACGTCGAAGACAGTCTCGCGCGTTAATCGACCGCTGAAAATCGCCCCCAACTTTGTTCTCAGTCGCTCGAACCCTTCAGCGTACGAAAAGCAAAAGGCTAAAAACCTATCCGCTCGCAGGTGATCGAAGCGAGCGGTTCAAGCAAAGCTTGGTATGTACCTCCTCAGAGGCCTCGCTCCTTGCGGCCTTGCTCGTGGACAGGGCGCGTCTCGGCGCGCCGGGGCGGGCGGGTGTGAACTTGACGATTTTGAGCAGTCGGTAAAGGTAAGGGCAAAGAGACGAGAGGCGTGAAAGGACGTCACCGTCTCTTTCTTGAATTTCTCCGCCGATGGGACTAGCATTTGGCGTGAGGATCGTCTGATGTTCCCGCGGCCAGGGAACCACAGGAGAGCGCCATGAAAAGTCGGCTCGAAGTCGCCGGGCATCCGGTCCATGCGATGCTGGTGGGGCTCCCCATCGGGCTCTACAGCGCCGCCTTGGTCTGTGACGGGCTGTATCTCCTCCTGCACGAACCCTTCTGGTTCCGGATGGCCTATTGGGTCCTCGTCTTCGGCCTTGTCGGACACCTGGGCGCGGCGATGACGGGGATGCCGGATTTCCTGGCCGTCATGCGCGAAAAAACCGAGGCGCGTCGACCGGCCACCTCGCATCTGATCTTCGGGCTCGGCCTGCTGATCGTCCAGGTGCTGAACCTGGCGGTGCGGAACGGAGGGGACGTGCCCGCGGGGGTCTCGGTGGGCATCCCCGTGATCATGAACGTGATCGGAGCCACGCTGACCGGCATCCAGGGCTGGTATGGGGGCGAATTGGTCTTCCGCCATCATATCGGGGTGGACGTGCCTGGGCCGTCGTCCGAACCGGCGCACGGGAAGCACAAAGACCACAAAGCCAACAAGCCGTTCCACTATTGAGTCACAATGTGAGCGAGTACATCAACCGGATTACCGACGCCGTCCTGACGGGGAGCTGGGACACAGTCCGGGTTGAGGCGACGGCGTGGACGCGGGAGCTGGAGGCGCAGACGCAGCGGGACCCGCGGCCCTATTTTGCCCTGAACGTCGTCCACCTGCTCTACGGCGAGTTCAAGGAAGCGTGGAAGGCCCATGCCAAATCGCTGGAGGCGGCGGAGGACATCGAGCAAGTCCGGGCCTGGGTCGAGGCGTTGCAGAAAGATCATCCCGAGCAGGCGCAAGCCCAGTTAGTGGGGGGTCTCTTCCTGGCGCAGTCGGGCCGGTCCGAAGAGTCGGTCGCCCGGTACAAGGAGTCCGCCCGGCTCGACCCCCGATCGGCCTACCCCCATTATTTCCTCGCGCAGATCCACGAGCGGGCGGGCCGCCCGGAGATGGCGATCAAGGCCTATCGCGAGGCGATCAAGCTGAATCCGGCCTTCGCGGCGGCCAGGATCAACTTGGGGGCCGCGTATCAGGATCAGGGCCAGATGGAGATGGCCATCCCTCAGTATCGCGAGGTCCTCAAGCTGAACCCCAATGATGCGGTCGCGCACGCCAACCTGGCCTGCGCCCTGGCGGAACAAGGCAAAATCGAGGCGGCCATCGTGGAGTATAAAGAAGCCATCCGCCTCAACTCCCGCGACGCAGAGGTTCATTTTTCACTCGGCGGGCTCTACGAGACCAAAGGCCGCATGGACCTGGCGTTGCAAGAATATGAGGAGGCCCTCAGGGCGGACCCGACCTTCGGTCCGGCCGAGACCGCGATGGGCTGGATCCGGTTGAACAAGGGTTGGCGGGAGGAGGCGATGGAGTCCTTCGGCCGGGCGCTGAAATCGAATCCGGAAGATGCGCGAGCCTACCTGGGGATCGCCCGTGTCTACTTGCTGAAGGGTAAGCAGCAGACGGCGATGGAGAATTACGCCCTGGCCCTGAAGCACGAGCAGGACCCGGAAAAAAAGAGCAAGATCATGAACGACCTGTTCCGCGAGGGCAATACGTGGGATGTGTAGTGGTGGCCAAAGACTAACTTCTCTCTTATCGGAGGAAGATTGGCGGGGACGGGTCGTTGAAGGATCTGCCCCCGTTTTTCTTGGAGTTGATGGAGCGACCATGAGACCACCGAATCGGCTCGTGACCGGAATGCTGCTGGGCTTGGCGCTGGTCGCGAGCGGCTGCATGACCCCGTTGCAGGATGCAGTGGAGCGGGGAGACCTTCAGGCTGTCCGCTCTTTGGTAGAACAGGGGGCGCCGATCAACGAGCGATCAATCCTCCTCGGGCCGCCTTTGCTACGGGCCGCCACCCAGGGCCGTGCGGATATTGTGAAGGTTCTTCTGGACCACGGGGCTGATATCAATGCGGGGCAAGGTAATTTTATCCCCTTGTCTGCGGCTGCATCAAAGGGCCACCTGGAAGTCGTCAAGCTTCTGCTTGACCGCGGGGCCGACATCGACGCGAAGAGTCCCAACTTCGGATATACCGCATTATGGTGGGCTGCCTGGACCGGCAAGACGAACATCGCACAACTGCTATTGGAACGAGGCGCCAATTGCTGCGTAGCGAGCCGAGACCTTGGGGCCAACACTCCGCTCGAAGCGGCTCAAGCGAGGGGACATGACGTGATCGGTACGCTGATTCAACAAGCCGCAGC
The DNA window shown above is from Nitrospirota bacterium and carries:
- a CDS encoding tetratricopeptide repeat protein, giving the protein MSEYINRITDAVLTGSWDTVRVEATAWTRELEAQTQRDPRPYFALNVVHLLYGEFKEAWKAHAKSLEAAEDIEQVRAWVEALQKDHPEQAQAQLVGGLFLAQSGRSEESVARYKESARLDPRSAYPHYFLAQIHERAGRPEMAIKAYREAIKLNPAFAAARINLGAAYQDQGQMEMAIPQYREVLKLNPNDAVAHANLACALAEQGKIEAAIVEYKEAIRLNSRDAEVHFSLGGLYETKGRMDLALQEYEEALRADPTFGPAETAMGWIRLNKGWREEAMESFGRALKSNPEDARAYLGIARVYLLKGKQQTAMENYALALKHEQDPEKKSKIMNDLFREGNTWDV
- a CDS encoding DUF2231 domain-containing protein, whose amino-acid sequence is MKSRLEVAGHPVHAMLVGLPIGLYSAALVCDGLYLLLHEPFWFRMAYWVLVFGLVGHLGAAMTGMPDFLAVMREKTEARRPATSHLIFGLGLLIVQVLNLAVRNGGDVPAGVSVGIPVIMNVIGATLTGIQGWYGGELVFRHHIGVDVPGPSSEPAHGKHKDHKANKPFHY
- a CDS encoding alternative thymidylate synthase-like protein, translating into MTTDGPTRRVIALAPMPPEKSAYALARYSRSADAIEESLRWVHGHSSEKFWEQFYFAYGHASIADLGHVIICFEHISELAAIRLEDEPLWDGQAKSSRYQNFGPSGCYVPDSIHGTETEGTYRGIIGSLFNCYTLLHDPLKRFLANRTPRPDDMKPADYDRTIAARAFDVTRYLLPLAVRTNVGQVVSIRTLEKQISRLLSAQLPELKAVGEDLKEACQRPPVNVWGELSGQSAGTAEPLAPTLARYAQSSAYQAEVYQDLGRHAREVLKAAGLDQSASWTRTEPVDLIEPHHPLDELAATLLYRGGQAPYRQILALVQGWTEKQKQETIELALKKRGPHDELIKEFRSGYAFLFDVLMDIGGWRDMHRHRRCQQIQQNFTTVHGYDVPPALVEAGLEADYRAAMEAVKTDIEQLRKSSQEAALYAIPFGFKVRCLFKMDYAEVEYISRLRSGVKGHWSYRTIAWLMKQKLAERHPFLADQIQATPPDVEDSLAR